A single genomic interval of Helianthus annuus cultivar XRQ/B chromosome 6, HanXRQr2.0-SUNRISE, whole genome shotgun sequence harbors:
- the LOC110864758 gene encoding putative pentatricopeptide repeat-containing protein At5g52630 → MFISHKGCYNRHVWLLFAQNFHKTTYSLIPITPPVYYNNQKLNELCKSGRINEAHHLFDEMPERDDFTWNTMIAGYANSGKITYAHKLFDETPKKSSITWSSLISGYCKLGNEHESMRLFYEMRYQGYSPSQFTLGSVLRMCSTNGLLSRGEQVHGYAIKTQFDANVFVVTGLVDMYAQCRRVLEAKYLFKMMSHGKNHVTWTAMITGYSRNQDPLGAIECFRDMCAEGIEANQYTFPSVLTACGEIMAFRFAVQVHGCIVKGGFAANVFVESALVDMYARCGCLNDARIVLESMVVDDVVSWNSMIVGCVRQGFTCDALHLFKKMHTKNMKIDDYTYPSVLNCFVSLNDANSSKSSKSVHCMAVKTGFERHVLVSNALVDMYAKRSDLSCAFAVFGNMKEPDVVSWTSLITGYTHNGAHEQALTLFCKMRISGIKPDQIVTASILSSCAELTVLDFGQQVHSDFIKSGLRSSLSVDNSLVTMYTNCGCIEDANKVFASMDVKNVITWTALIMGYAKNGKSNESLIFYNEMIESGIKPDFITFIGLLFACSHAGLVDQAREYFDSMVNVYHIKPGQDHYACMIDLLGRSGRIDEAVELLNNMVVEPDATVWKALLSACRVHGKIELAEKAANTLFELEPQDAVPYIMLSNLYSSAGQWEDAARIRRLMKSRGVSKEPGYSWMEINSKVYSFMSEDRSHEKSDLIYSKIDEVMMLIREAGYVADMNFALHNIDEEGKELGLAYHSEKLAVAFGLLELPSGMPIRIYKNLRVCGDCHTAMKFISSVYGRVIVLRDSNRFHHFKHGVCSCGDYW, encoded by the coding sequence atgtttatttCCCACAAGGGTTGCTACAATCGACATGTGTGGCTACTATTTGCTCAAAATTTTCACAAAACTACTTACTCACTCATACCCATAACACCACCCGTTTACTACAATAATCAGAAGTTAAACGAGCTATGTAAATCGGGTCGAATCAATGAAGCACACCacctgttcgatgaaatgcctgaGAGAGATGACTTCACTTGGAACACCATGATTGCTGGGTATGCTAATTCAGGAAAGATAACATATGCACATAAGTTGTTTGATGAAACTCCAAAGAAAAGTTCCATTACATGGTCATCACTAATTTCCGGATACTGTAAACTGGGAAACGAACACGAATCAATGAGACTGTTTTACGAAATGCGGTACCAAGGGTACAGCCCGAGCCAGTTTACGTTAGGTAGTGTTCTAAGAATGTGTTCAACAAACGGGTTGTTGTCGAGAGGGGAGCAGGTTCATGGGTACGCGATTAAAACGCAGTTTGATGCGAATGTTTTTGTGGTGACTGGACTCGTTGACATGTATGCACAATGTAGACGGGTGTTAGAAGCTAAGTATCTGTTTAAGATGATGTCGCATGGCAAGAATCATGTGACGTGGACCGCGATGATCACTGGGTACTCGAGGAACCAAGATCCACTTGGGGCTATTGAGTGTTTTCGTGATATGTGTGCAGAAGGAATCGAGGCTAACCAGTATACGTTTCCGAGTGTTTTGACGGCGTGTGGGGAAATCATGGCTTTTCGGTTTGCGGTGCAGGTGCACGGTTGCATAGTGAAGGGCGGTTTTGCTGCTAACGTGTTTGTAGAAAGTGCGTTAGTTGATATGTATGCAAGATGCGGGTGTTTGAATGATGCGAGGATTGTATTGGAGTCGATGGTAGTCGACGATGTTGTTTCTTGGAACTCGATGATAGTCGGGTGTGTGAGGCAGGGTTTTACATGTGACGCGCTTCATTTATTCAAGAAAATGCACACCAAGAACATGAAAATTGATGATTACACATACCCATCTGTACTAAATTGCTTTGTTTCCTTAAACGACGCTAACTCTTCAAAATCTTCGAAATCGGTCCACTGTATGGCTGTGAAAACCGGGTTTGAAAGACATGTGTTAGTAAGTAACGCTCTTGTGGACATGTACGCCAAAAGGAGTGACTTATCGTGTGCTTTTGCAGTGTTCGGTAACATGAAAGAACCAGACGTCGTTTCATGGACTTCGTTAATCACCGGCTACACCCACAATGGGGCCCACGAACAAGCGCTTACATTGTTCTGTAAAATGAGGATTTCGGGAATCAAACCGGACCAGATAGTGACGGCCAGCATCTTGAGTTCGTGTGCAGAACTTACCGTTCTTGATTTCGGACAACAAGTTCATTCCGATTTTATAAAATCTGGTTTACGTTCATCTTTATCGGTTGATAACTCGCTTGTAACAATGTACACAAACTGTGGTTGCATAGAAGACGCCAACAAAGTTTTCGCATCAATGGATGTGAAGAATGTAATAACATGGACCGCACTAATCATGGGTTACGCTAAAAATGGTAAATCAAACGAATCGTTGATCTTTTACAATGAAATGATCGAAAGCGGCATAAAACCCGACTTCATAACTTTCATCGGATTGCTATTCGCTTGTAGTCATGCCGGGCTTGTGGATCAAGCCCGTGAATACTTTGACTCAATGGTCAACGTTTACCATATAAAGCCCGGCCAAGATCATTACGCGTGTATGATTGACCTTCTAGGGCGGTCAGGGAGGATAGACGAGGCGGTGGAGCTTCTAAACAACATGGTGGTCGAACCCGATGCAACCGTATGGAAAGCGTTGCTTTCGGCTTGTAGGGTTCATGGGAAAATCGAACTTGCAGAAAAGGCGGCAAACACCCTTTTTGAATTGGAACCTCAAGATGCGGTCCCGtacattatgctatcgaacttgTACTCTTCGGCGGGTCAATGGGAAGATGCTGCGAGAATTCGACGGCTAATGAAATCACGAGGCGTAAGTAAGGAACCGGGTTACAGTTGGATGGAAATTAACAGTAAAGTTTACTCGTTTATGTCTGAAGATAGAAGCCATGAAAAGTCGGATTTGATTTATTCGAAGATTGATGAGGTTATGATGTTGATTAGAGAAGCGGGTTATGTCGCGGATATGAATTTCGCGTTGCATAATATCGATGAAGAAGGTAAAGAGCTTGGTCTTGCTTATCACAGTGAGAAGTTAGCAGTGGCTTTCGGGCTTTTGGAGTTGCCGAGTGGAATGCCGATAAGAATTTATAAAAATCTTCGGGTTTGTGGTGATTGTCATACTGCGATGAAGTTTATATCGAGTGTTTATGGGCGGGTTATAGTTTTAAGAGATTCGAATCGGTTTCATCACTTTAAACATGGAGTTTGTTCTTGTGGGGATTATTGGTAA